The following are encoded in a window of Ruminiclostridium herbifermentans genomic DNA:
- a CDS encoding NAD(P)/FAD-dependent oxidoreductase yields MKSRIVIIGAGYAGILTAKKLAKKFKKNDNVSIKIIDKNPFHTMLTELHEVAANRVDEESIKIGLKKVFAGRKVDVVLDTIESIDFKNKVAIGANQKYEYDYLVLAAGSKPTYFGVPGAEEYAYKLWSYEDAVKLRDHIQNVFRKAACETNLEEKKRMLSFYVVGAGFTGVEMVGELAEYVPILCDKHEIDRELVTIYNVDILKRTVPNLPEKISNKVEKRLKKMGVKLMLNSGVCRIGPDFIEVNANDTCSRYSVGTVIWAAGIESSDITNEAAKTLQSANRGRIKLDSFLRSVDDDRVYVVGDNMLYTAEGEDRPVPQMVENCEQSSAIAAKNIYCAITGNGEMTVYKPSFHGMMVCIGGRYGVARVGFPKRMINLPSFLAMFVKHFINIIYFVQVLGWNKVFSYLKHEFFTIRNCRSFVGGHFSNRTPSFLTVPLRIWLGVAWLFEGIMKVVEGWFESPKLTAFFGGAESWYNSILYGSTGALEGTSGATAVQTATEAVSSATGEAAQEVAASVGTTILNFDFLGLFRLIFVSGKELSKSVIGDYAFKIDMPLMNWFTNELILPSDGVQIFMQGFIVIAEILIGLALIGGLFTTPAAAFSLVLQAMFVCTTGLYLSTFWMIFAAIAVLIGAGRTFGLDYYVMPYLKNLWRRLPFVRRLYIYND; encoded by the coding sequence ATGAAAAGTAGAATTGTAATAATTGGTGCTGGTTATGCTGGTATCTTAACAGCAAAAAAACTGGCAAAAAAATTCAAAAAAAATGATAATGTCAGTATTAAAATTATTGATAAAAATCCATTTCATACTATGTTAACTGAACTCCATGAGGTTGCAGCTAATCGCGTTGATGAGGAAAGCATTAAGATAGGACTGAAAAAGGTTTTTGCAGGAAGAAAAGTTGACGTTGTCCTTGATACTATAGAATCAATAGATTTTAAGAATAAAGTTGCAATTGGTGCAAACCAAAAGTATGAGTACGACTATCTAGTTTTAGCTGCAGGTTCAAAGCCGACTTATTTTGGTGTTCCAGGTGCAGAAGAGTATGCTTACAAGCTTTGGTCATATGAGGATGCAGTAAAGCTTAGAGATCATATTCAGAATGTTTTCAGAAAAGCTGCCTGCGAAACAAATCTTGAAGAAAAGAAAAGAATGCTTAGCTTTTATGTGGTTGGAGCTGGTTTTACAGGTGTAGAAATGGTAGGCGAACTTGCTGAATATGTTCCTATTCTTTGTGATAAGCATGAAATAGATAGAGAACTTGTTACTATTTATAATGTAGATATACTTAAAAGAACCGTACCTAATTTGCCTGAGAAGATTTCAAATAAGGTTGAAAAACGTTTGAAAAAAATGGGCGTTAAATTAATGCTTAATTCAGGTGTTTGCAGGATAGGACCTGACTTTATAGAAGTTAATGCAAATGATACCTGTAGTCGTTATAGCGTAGGTACGGTAATATGGGCTGCTGGTATTGAAAGTTCAGATATTACTAACGAAGCCGCTAAAACATTACAATCGGCAAACAGAGGACGTATTAAACTGGATTCATTCCTACGTTCGGTGGATGACGATAGAGTATATGTCGTTGGTGACAATATGCTGTATACAGCTGAAGGAGAGGATAGACCTGTTCCGCAAATGGTTGAAAATTGTGAACAGAGTTCAGCAATTGCAGCAAAAAATATATATTGTGCAATAACTGGTAACGGTGAAATGACGGTTTACAAGCCATCTTTTCATGGAATGATGGTTTGCATAGGCGGAAGATATGGTGTTGCTAGAGTTGGATTTCCAAAGCGAATGATTAACCTGCCATCTTTCTTGGCGATGTTTGTAAAGCACTTTATAAATATAATTTATTTTGTTCAGGTATTGGGCTGGAACAAGGTATTCAGCTATTTAAAGCATGAATTCTTTACTATACGAAATTGCAGAAGCTTTGTGGGTGGACATTTCTCAAATAGAACACCTAGTTTTTTAACGGTACCACTTAGAATTTGGTTAGGAGTAGCTTGGTTGTTTGAAGGTATTATGAAGGTTGTTGAAGGTTGGTTTGAATCACCTAAATTAACAGCCTTCTTTGGCGGTGCTGAATCATGGTATAACAGTATTTTATACGGTTCTACAGGAGCACTTGAAGGTACCAGCGGAGCAACAGCAGTACAAACAGCAACTGAAGCTGTAAGTTCAGCAACAGGTGAGGCTGCCCAAGAAGTAGCAGCAAGCGTTGGAACAACTATTTTGAATTTTGACTTTTTAGGTTTATTCCGTTTGATTTTTGTTAGTGGAAAAGAACTATCGAAGTCTGTTATAGGCGATTATGCTTTTAAAATTGATATGCCGCTTATGAACTGGTTTACTAATGAATTAATTTTACCAAGCGATGGTGTTCAGATTTTTATGCAAGGCTTTATTGTAATAGCAGAAATTTTAATTGGTCTTGCATTAATTGGAGGATTGTTTACAACTCCAGCAGCAGCATTTTCATTGGTGCTTCAAGCAATGTTCGTTTGTACTACAGGCCTATATTTATCAACATTTTGGATGATATTTGCTGCAATTGCAGTGCTAATAGGAGCTGGAAGAACATTTGGCCTTGACTATTACGTAATGCCATATTTAAAAAATTTATGGAGAAGATTACCTTTTGTAAGAAGGTTGTATATTTATAATGATTAA
- the speA gene encoding biosynthetic arginine decarboxylase — protein MNKSEVLGRWTKAKSEELYGVKNWGNGYFSISNNGEVLVNPYKDNEQAAISLMDIISGIRERGLDMPVLLRFENLLDSQISLLNESFRDAMNKLNYKGDYRGVYPIKVNQQQQVVEEVTKFGQRYHHGLEVGSKAELVAALSLMKDKEACLICNGYKDEEFIDLGLYSVKMGFKCFFVIETLSEVDIVLERSRKLGVKPNIGLRIKLSAKAGGHWTESGGDRSIFGLNMSQVITVVDTLKKENMLDCLKLLHYHLGSQIPNIRDIRSAVLEATRVYAELVKEGAPMGYLDLGGGLAVDYDGSNTNYINSRNYTVEEYCTDIVEAVMTTLDSSGVEHPIIVTESGRTTVAYYSVLLFNVLDVERFEEHNLPDSLDENTPEQIKNLFDVNKSITQKNIQECYNDALYYRDEIRDMFKHGKVSLRERAFSEKIFWNTINQIAKEKQKLKNFPPDLEDIESAIADIYYCNFSVFQSIPDSWAIDQLFPIMPLHRLLELPKRNAVIADITCDCDGKIDHFIDLHDVRTTLPLHELKNGDDYYLGVFIVGAYQETLGDLHNLFGDTNVVSVRIHPDGSYDLVKEIHGDSVADVLTYVEYDPKDMIVSFREKAENAIREGLISASDRKVIMKAYENGLRGYTYYER, from the coding sequence ATGAATAAGTCAGAAGTATTAGGTAGATGGACAAAAGCAAAGTCCGAGGAACTGTATGGTGTTAAGAATTGGGGGAACGGCTATTTTTCTATTTCTAATAATGGAGAGGTGCTGGTTAATCCATATAAAGACAATGAACAGGCTGCAATCAGCCTTATGGATATAATATCAGGTATTCGTGAACGTGGGCTTGATATGCCTGTGTTGCTACGTTTTGAAAATTTATTGGATTCACAGATATCTCTTTTAAATGAATCCTTTAGAGATGCAATGAACAAATTAAATTATAAAGGGGACTACCGTGGCGTATACCCAATCAAGGTTAATCAGCAGCAGCAAGTAGTTGAAGAAGTGACTAAGTTTGGTCAGCGTTATCACCATGGTCTTGAAGTGGGCAGTAAGGCTGAGTTAGTTGCTGCATTATCTTTAATGAAGGATAAAGAAGCTTGTCTAATTTGCAATGGTTATAAGGATGAGGAATTTATAGATTTAGGCCTTTACTCAGTTAAGATGGGATTTAAGTGTTTCTTTGTTATAGAGACACTTAGTGAGGTTGATATTGTACTGGAACGCTCAAGAAAACTAGGGGTTAAGCCAAACATTGGACTTCGCATAAAGCTTTCTGCAAAGGCAGGAGGACATTGGACTGAATCAGGCGGGGACCGTAGTATTTTTGGTTTGAATATGTCTCAGGTTATAACTGTTGTAGATACATTGAAAAAGGAAAATATGCTGGATTGCCTTAAGCTGCTTCATTATCATTTGGGTTCTCAGATACCAAATATCAGAGATATCCGTTCTGCTGTATTGGAAGCAACTCGCGTTTATGCAGAACTGGTTAAGGAAGGCGCACCTATGGGTTATTTAGATCTTGGGGGTGGACTTGCTGTTGATTATGACGGTTCAAATACAAATTATATAAATAGCCGTAACTACACTGTTGAAGAATATTGTACTGATATTGTTGAGGCTGTTATGACTACTCTTGACTCAAGCGGTGTTGAACACCCTATTATTGTCACAGAGTCGGGTCGTACAACTGTAGCATATTATTCGGTACTTCTATTTAATGTTCTAGATGTTGAAAGGTTTGAGGAGCACAATTTGCCTGACAGTCTTGATGAAAATACTCCAGAGCAAATTAAGAATTTATTTGATGTAAACAAAAGTATTACTCAAAAGAACATTCAAGAGTGTTATAACGATGCTTTATATTATCGTGATGAAATTCGCGACATGTTCAAGCATGGTAAGGTAAGCTTACGTGAGAGAGCATTTTCGGAAAAAATATTCTGGAATACAATTAATCAGATTGCAAAGGAAAAACAAAAGCTTAAGAATTTTCCTCCTGATTTAGAAGATATTGAAAGTGCGATAGCCGACATATATTACTGTAACTTTTCAGTGTTTCAGTCTATTCCAGACAGTTGGGCTATTGACCAGCTATTCCCAATAATGCCGCTTCACCGATTATTGGAATTGCCAAAGAGAAATGCAGTTATTGCAGACATTACTTGTGACTGTGATGGAAAGATTGACCACTTTATTGACCTGCATGATGTTAGAACAACTCTGCCACTGCATGAGTTGAAAAATGGGGATGATTACTATCTAGGAGTGTTCATAGTTGGAGCATATCAGGAAACTCTAGGTGACCTTCACAACCTGTTTGGAGATACAAATGTAGTTAGTGTCAGAATACATCCTGATGGCAGCTATGACCTTGTAAAGGAAATACACGGAGATAGTGTTGCAGACGTTCTTACCTATGTAGAGTATGACCCTAAGGACATGATTGTGAGTTTCCGTGAAAAGGCAGAAAATGCTATACGTGAGGGGCTAATTAGTGCAAGTGATAGGAAAGTAATTATGAAAGCATATGAGAATGGCTTGCGTGGTTACACTTATTATGAGAGGTAG
- a CDS encoding FAD:protein FMN transferase, translating to MLKKIVTVIIAISFLINLTACGEKDKKRYEAEFLQLFDTMTKIVAYTESKEEFTKYSQLIYDNLKIYHQLYDIYNDYDGINNIKTINDNAGIKPVKVDKKIIDLLLYSKEWYLKTEGKINIAFGAVLKIWHKYRTEGVEDETKAAIPKMEELQEAANHTDINKIIIDEINSTVYLEDPQMSIDVGSIGKGYATEQVSQIAIKSGFTSGLISVGGNVRAIGNKGIDDKLWNLGIQNPDRESENNTISIVYVSDLSVVSSGDYERYYTVNGKRYHHIIDTDTLFPSEYFSEVTILCENSGMSDALSTAVFCMPIEKGLEFINSLPDTEALWVMKNGEIKYSEGFKKFTKEY from the coding sequence TTGTTAAAAAAAATAGTAACTGTAATAATTGCAATTTCATTTTTGATAAATTTAACAGCGTGTGGAGAAAAAGACAAGAAACGATATGAGGCGGAATTTTTACAGCTTTTTGATACAATGACAAAAATAGTTGCCTATACTGAAAGTAAAGAAGAGTTTACAAAGTATTCCCAGCTTATTTATGATAATTTAAAAATATATCACCAACTATATGATATATATAATGATTATGATGGAATAAATAATATTAAAACTATAAATGACAATGCAGGAATTAAACCCGTTAAGGTTGATAAAAAAATAATTGATTTATTACTTTATTCCAAAGAGTGGTATTTAAAAACAGAGGGCAAAATTAATATTGCATTTGGTGCGGTGCTGAAGATTTGGCATAAATATCGTACTGAAGGTGTTGAAGACGAGACCAAAGCTGCTATTCCTAAAATGGAAGAGTTACAAGAAGCAGCAAACCATACAGACATAAATAAAATTATTATAGATGAAATAAATTCCACTGTTTATTTAGAAGATCCACAAATGAGTATTGATGTTGGCTCTATAGGCAAAGGCTATGCAACAGAACAGGTTAGTCAAATTGCTATAAAAAGTGGTTTCACATCCGGGCTCATTAGTGTAGGAGGGAATGTACGTGCAATTGGAAATAAGGGAATTGACGATAAACTATGGAATTTAGGAATTCAGAATCCAGATAGAGAAAGCGAAAACAATACCATTAGCATTGTATATGTTTCTGATTTATCAGTTGTATCAAGCGGGGACTATGAAAGGTATTATACGGTTAATGGGAAACGATATCATCATATAATTGATACTGACACACTTTTTCCATCTGAATATTTTTCAGAAGTCACAATACTTTGTGAAAATTCAGGAATGTCAGACGCATTGTCAACTGCGGTTTTTTGTATGCCTATTGAAAAGGGATTGGAGTTTATAAACAGTCTGCCTGATACAGAGGCATTGTGGGTAATGAAAAATGGTGAAATAAAATACAGTGAAGGCTTTAAAAAATTTACAAAAGAATATTAG
- a CDS encoding Gx transporter family protein encodes MYKNISDIPKTKLLVLTALLFAVALVLAILENSFPPIFTAVPGVKLGLSNIPVMYALFFLDKKPAFMIAILKGFYVLITRGFIAGILSLSGGILSLLIMLLLLVVFRDKISYFVLSIFGAVFHNIGQFTAISLIYTNIYLWVYLPVLLISGVVAGMATSVLLRLIMPAFNRMF; translated from the coding sequence ATGTATAAGAATATTAGTGATATACCCAAAACCAAACTTTTAGTATTAACAGCATTGCTTTTTGCAGTTGCATTAGTGCTTGCTATTTTAGAGAACTCTTTTCCACCGATATTTACGGCAGTTCCTGGAGTTAAGCTGGGTCTTTCTAATATTCCAGTAATGTATGCACTGTTCTTCTTAGATAAAAAGCCAGCGTTTATGATAGCGATATTAAAAGGTTTTTATGTTTTAATTACTCGTGGTTTTATTGCAGGAATATTAAGCCTAAGTGGGGGTATACTATCATTATTAATAATGTTGTTGTTATTAGTAGTATTCAGAGACAAAATATCTTATTTTGTTTTGAGTATTTTTGGAGCAGTATTTCATAATATTGGACAATTTACGGCAATTTCATTGATATATACCAATATATATTTGTGGGTATATCTTCCGGTTTTATTAATATCGGGTGTTGTTGCTGGAATGGCAACATCAGTTTTACTAAGGCTAATTATGCCAGCCTTTAACAGAATGTTTTAA
- a CDS encoding NusG domain II-containing protein, whose translation MKFFKKTDLIIIFGIFIVGLALWAIFTFSNSSKPAKAEIYYKSELVATIDLNSGVDKEFSIPQNKNVIFHLTKDGHICFEKSDCPDKICVRTGMLKNVGETAACLPNEIILKIVPLTTRGDDELDMIVG comes from the coding sequence ATGAAGTTTTTTAAAAAGACTGATTTAATAATTATATTTGGAATTTTTATAGTTGGATTGGCATTATGGGCTATATTTACATTTAGCAATTCATCAAAGCCTGCTAAAGCTGAAATTTACTATAAATCAGAACTAGTAGCAACTATAGATTTGAATTCTGGAGTAGATAAGGAATTTTCTATACCTCAGAATAAGAATGTAATTTTTCATTTGACAAAGGATGGTCACATTTGTTTTGAAAAATCAGACTGCCCAGATAAGATATGTGTAAGGACAGGTATGCTGAAAAATGTAGGAGAAACGGCTGCTTGTTTACCTAATGAAATAATATTAAAAATAGTGCCTTTGACTACTCGCGGTGATGATGAGCTTGATATGATTGTAGGATAA
- a CDS encoding DUF1540 domain-containing protein: MSANMMDHPNEGVKCVVDTCKYHMAGDHCSAEQIVVRAVDASTSNQTDCATFIPQSRKRK, from the coding sequence ATGTCAGCAAATATGATGGACCACCCAAATGAGGGAGTTAAGTGTGTCGTAGATACCTGTAAGTATCATATGGCAGGTGACCACTGTTCAGCTGAACAGATTGTTGTGAGAGCAGTAGATGCTTCTACTTCAAATCAAACTGATTGTGCAACATTTATACCTCAGAGCCGAAAAAGAAAGTAG
- a CDS encoding UbiA family prenyltransferase, with protein sequence MIKKFFNYIEIKTKITSTFAFLMTMAYLFYIRQSINLELTLVFFASMFIFDLATTAINNYIDTKTNQQILAYTRKTAKNIIFILLGISTVLGLYLAYRTDIIILIIGAICFACGIFYTFGPVPISRQPLGEAFSGIFYGLFIPFILIYINMPDNAILSLKISAETISLDIFVVPIITILLLSIAPICTTANIMLANNTCDLERDIAVKRYTLPYYLGKQKAVYLFAVLNYLAYLGIIMMVAFKILSPICLLSLLTIFPVQRNINTFLKVQDKETTFISSIKNYVIIMGSITLVIFVSGII encoded by the coding sequence ATGATAAAGAAATTTTTTAATTATATCGAAATAAAAACTAAAATAACCAGTACATTTGCATTTTTAATGACAATGGCCTACCTTTTCTATATAAGGCAAAGTATAAATTTAGAACTTACTTTGGTATTCTTTGCATCTATGTTTATTTTTGATTTAGCAACAACTGCAATTAATAATTATATAGATACAAAAACCAACCAGCAGATATTGGCATATACAAGAAAAACTGCCAAGAACATAATTTTTATATTATTAGGGATTAGTACAGTTTTAGGATTATATTTGGCTTATAGAACTGACATAATTATTTTAATTATAGGAGCAATATGCTTTGCCTGTGGCATTTTTTACACCTTTGGGCCTGTTCCCATTTCTAGACAGCCGCTTGGCGAAGCGTTTTCAGGGATATTTTATGGACTGTTTATTCCATTCATTTTGATTTATATAAATATGCCAGACAATGCAATACTTTCGCTGAAAATAAGCGCAGAAACAATTAGCCTTGACATATTTGTAGTTCCTATAATAACTATTTTGCTGTTGTCAATTGCACCTATATGTACTACAGCAAATATAATGCTTGCAAATAATACTTGTGATTTGGAGAGAGACATTGCTGTAAAGCGTTATACTTTACCGTATTATCTAGGAAAACAAAAAGCTGTTTATTTGTTTGCTGTACTAAATTACTTAGCTTATTTAGGCATAATAATGATGGTAGCTTTTAAAATATTATCACCAATATGCTTATTATCATTGCTTACAATATTTCCTGTTCAAAGAAATATTAATACATTTTTAAAAGTTCAAGATAAGGAAACGACTTTTATTTCTTCTATTAAAAACTATGTTATTATTATGGGCTCAATTACTTTGGTTATATTTGTAAGCGGCATCATATAG
- a CDS encoding [Fe-Fe] hydrogenase large subunit C-terminal domain-containing protein: MQAFNELYRRLAKAAVENRTNEEVKNAIEQGFDSHQLDCLLNPKEYASVWKISDCDCSEDSKCSICTVKCLFDAIEKDEKGNTIINKDLCVGCSECIDECKAQKLVASKDIIPALEAVRSQKGPVYALIAPAFISQFSDKVTPGKLRSAFKSLGFAGMVEVALFADILTLKEALEFDRTIVNEKDFLLTSCCCPMWIAMLRKIYKQFMPHVPGSVSPMVACGRSIKLLEPNSITVFIGPCIAKKSEAREPDIADAVDYVLTFQEVQDIFEFANINPENMEEDSRDHSSKAGRIYARTGGVSEAVESTLKGLNPNRKISIRTQQANGIRECKEMLNALKEGNITANFLEGMGCVGGCVGGPKAILDREEGRKNVNQYGNQANYVTPIDNPYVMDLLQRLGFESVESLLENSDIFTRDFK, encoded by the coding sequence ATGCAGGCATTTAATGAACTTTACAGAAGATTAGCAAAGGCAGCAGTTGAAAATAGAACAAATGAAGAGGTTAAAAATGCTATTGAGCAAGGCTTTGATTCACATCAGTTAGATTGCTTATTAAATCCGAAGGAATATGCCTCAGTTTGGAAAATATCAGATTGTGATTGCTCTGAGGATTCGAAATGCAGTATATGTACAGTAAAATGTTTATTTGATGCAATAGAAAAAGATGAAAAGGGCAATACAATTATAAACAAGGATTTATGCGTTGGTTGTTCAGAATGTATTGATGAATGCAAGGCGCAAAAGCTTGTAGCCAGCAAGGATATAATACCTGCCTTGGAGGCTGTAAGGAGCCAAAAGGGGCCTGTTTATGCTTTGATTGCACCTGCTTTTATCAGTCAATTCAGTGATAAAGTTACACCGGGCAAGCTTAGAAGTGCTTTTAAAAGTCTTGGTTTTGCCGGAATGGTAGAAGTTGCACTTTTTGCAGATATTCTTACTTTAAAGGAAGCATTGGAATTTGACCGCACTATTGTTAATGAAAAGGATTTTTTGCTGACAAGCTGTTGCTGCCCAATGTGGATTGCCATGCTTCGCAAAATATATAAACAATTCATGCCTCATGTTCCTGGTTCTGTATCGCCAATGGTGGCATGCGGACGTTCAATTAAATTACTTGAGCCTAACTCCATTACTGTGTTTATCGGACCTTGCATAGCTAAAAAATCAGAGGCAAGAGAACCTGATATTGCTGATGCAGTTGATTATGTTCTTACATTTCAAGAAGTACAGGATATTTTTGAATTTGCAAATATAAATCCTGAGAATATGGAAGAGGATTCTCGTGACCATTCCTCAAAGGCAGGAAGAATATATGCTAGAACAGGCGGAGTTAGTGAGGCGGTAGAAAGTACGCTTAAGGGCTTAAATCCTAATCGTAAAATTTCCATTCGAACTCAGCAAGCAAACGGAATTCGTGAGTGTAAGGAAATGCTTAATGCTCTTAAAGAAGGCAATATTACTGCGAATTTTCTTGAGGGAATGGGCTGCGTAGGCGGTTGTGTCGGAGGCCCTAAAGCAATTTTAGACCGTGAAGAAGGCAGGAAAAATGTTAATCAATATGGAAATCAGGCAAACTATGTTACACCAATTGATAATCCTTACGTAATGGATTTGTTGCAGCGTTTGGGCTTTGAATCCGTTGAAAGTCTCCTGGAAAACAGTGATATTTTTACAAGGGATTTTAAATAA
- a CDS encoding polyprenyl synthetase family protein, whose amino-acid sequence MIKENMILQEEINYIENDKALDLVKEKVNKELLTAPVIIRQYTQHLAASSGKYIRAAALLICSQNEDGLIHPHAINFAAAIEIIHLATLVHDDVIDNASTRRGKPTLQKKYGKRTAVICGDYLLCTALKVVAEIPEKKEYLNLSVPDYMRRVCLGELNQHINNGFLDLSVYKYLKIISGKTAALFEASFHAGAILSEKDNKTISKYAKLGRYIGMIFQMTDDCIDFETTEDIAKKPVQSDFEQGVITLPLIHAFKNLPDLKKKAISNQLTREDINAAVANSGGLDYTRIISRKYYNKAMKIINELLITQDKRIKLISILDRACGLT is encoded by the coding sequence ATGATTAAAGAAAATATGATACTCCAAGAAGAAATCAACTATATAGAAAATGATAAAGCTTTAGATTTAGTAAAGGAAAAAGTAAATAAAGAGTTGCTTACTGCTCCTGTAATAATTCGTCAATACACGCAGCATTTGGCGGCTTCAAGCGGTAAATATATCCGCGCAGCAGCTTTGCTTATTTGTTCGCAAAATGAGGATGGATTAATCCATCCTCATGCAATAAATTTTGCAGCAGCTATTGAAATAATACACTTAGCAACACTAGTTCACGATGATGTTATTGACAATGCAAGCACAAGAAGGGGAAAACCCACACTCCAAAAAAAATATGGTAAGAGAACAGCCGTTATTTGTGGTGATTATTTACTATGCACTGCGCTGAAGGTAGTTGCTGAGATACCAGAAAAAAAGGAATATCTGAATTTAAGTGTACCTGACTATATGAGAAGAGTTTGTCTTGGTGAGTTAAATCAACATATTAACAATGGGTTCTTAGACTTATCAGTTTATAAATACTTAAAAATTATTTCTGGTAAAACTGCTGCCCTTTTTGAAGCATCTTTTCATGCTGGAGCCATTTTAAGTGAAAAGGATAATAAGACCATATCAAAATATGCTAAGTTGGGACGATATATTGGCATGATTTTTCAGATGACAGATGATTGCATTGATTTTGAAACAACGGAGGATATAGCCAAAAAGCCGGTTCAATCTGATTTTGAACAGGGGGTAATTACACTTCCTCTGATACATGCTTTCAAAAATCTGCCTGACTTGAAAAAGAAAGCAATTAGCAACCAATTGACAAGAGAGGATATTAATGCTGCTGTTGCTAATAGTGGTGGATTAGATTATACACGCATTATTTCCAGGAAATATTATAATAAGGCAATGAAAATAATAAATGAACTTCTTATTACACAAGATAAAAGAATAAAGCTGATTTCTATTCTTGACAGGGCTTGTGGTTTGACTTAG